One Candidatus Methylacidithermus pantelleriae genomic window carries:
- the hemW gene encoding radical SAM family heme chaperone HemW, with the protein MGKLVIGERGEEAPREGVGPLRAVHRSVQSGDAIRHLYVHVPFCSRVCPFCGFYVHRPVPGLGQRYVEAVVREWERQKEVYRVELETIYLGGGTPSLMPLVFLSRLTHALGAAEVEEVTLEAHPATVTQERLRAWRQMGINRLSLGVQSFDPGELAWLGRPPDPERMLEAVRWARAEGFSNLNLDLLFGLPGQTEKRWRKTLEQAMALEPEHLSVYCLTVEEGTPLEREYREGRFQRDPEREARLWLLAQELLEARGWVGYEISNYARPGWPCRHNQAYWQGRDYLGLGPSAWSTVGDRRWQNVADTQEYIRRLEAGATWVGFEEGIGRETRRKERVVFGLRTAEGIPEELVTPEEAQKLALWEADGLVLHREGRYRLTVRGKLFADELAGELL; encoded by the coding sequence GTGGGAAAGCTAGTCATTGGGGAAAGAGGGGAAGAGGCGCCAAGGGAGGGGGTTGGACCGTTACGTGCCGTGCACCGGTCGGTGCAATCTGGGGACGCTATCCGGCATCTCTACGTCCACGTTCCGTTTTGCTCGCGGGTCTGCCCGTTCTGCGGGTTTTACGTACACCGGCCGGTTCCTGGCCTGGGCCAGAGATATGTGGAAGCAGTTGTCCGGGAGTGGGAACGGCAGAAAGAAGTCTACCGGGTGGAACTGGAGACGATCTATCTGGGGGGAGGCACTCCCTCCCTTATGCCCCTAGTTTTTCTATCGCGTCTTACGCACGCACTCGGCGCAGCGGAGGTGGAAGAGGTAACCCTAGAAGCTCATCCGGCAACGGTGACCCAGGAACGGCTGAGGGCTTGGCGGCAGATGGGAATCAACCGGTTGAGTCTTGGGGTCCAAAGCTTCGATCCCGGTGAGTTAGCCTGGCTGGGGAGACCGCCGGATCCAGAAAGGATGCTAGAAGCCGTGCGGTGGGCACGCGCGGAGGGGTTTTCCAATCTCAATCTCGATCTTCTGTTTGGCTTGCCGGGACAAACGGAAAAGCGTTGGCGCAAGACATTGGAGCAGGCGATGGCGCTGGAGCCGGAGCACTTGAGTGTGTACTGTCTGACCGTGGAGGAGGGCACTCCCTTGGAGCGGGAGTACCGAGAGGGCCGGTTTCAGAGGGATCCGGAAAGGGAGGCGCGGCTGTGGCTACTGGCCCAAGAACTGTTGGAGGCGCGGGGGTGGGTCGGCTATGAAATTTCCAATTATGCAAGGCCAGGTTGGCCGTGCCGTCACAACCAGGCCTACTGGCAAGGAAGAGATTATTTGGGACTGGGTCCGAGCGCCTGGTCCACCGTGGGGGACCGGCGGTGGCAGAATGTGGCTGACACGCAAGAATATATCCGCCGGCTAGAGGCGGGAGCAACGTGGGTCGGCTTTGAAGAAGGGATCGGAAGAGAAACGCGGCGCAAGGAAAGAGTTGTTTTTGGCCTTCGGACTGCAGAGGGGATTCCAGAGGAGCTAGTCACCCCAGAGGAAGCCCAAAAGCTCGCTCTCTGGGAGGCGGATGGCTTGGTGCTCCACAGAGAGGGACGGTACCGGCTAACCGTGAGAGGAAAACTTTTTGCGGATGAACTTGCAGGAGAACTCTTGTAG